In Methanosarcina siciliae T4/M, one genomic interval encodes:
- the cutA gene encoding divalent-cation tolerance protein CutA — MLGIVYITTGDTKNASEIARELVSRKLAACVNSFPISSIFRWNDHIEEQKEIALLVKTDSSRLDEIIKVVKSLHTYDLPAIEFWKIEGEPEYLHWVHVNSS, encoded by the coding sequence ATGCTTGGAATCGTCTACATTACAACCGGAGATACAAAAAACGCATCCGAAATCGCAAGAGAACTGGTTTCAAGAAAGCTTGCAGCCTGCGTAAACAGTTTTCCGATTTCTTCAATCTTTCGATGGAACGACCATATCGAGGAGCAAAAAGAGATAGCCCTGCTTGTTAAAACTGACTCCTCCCGCCTTGACGAAATTATCAAAGTTGTGAAATCTCTTCATACGTACGATCTGCCTGCAATTGAATTCTGGAAAATCGAGGGCGAGCCGGAGTACCTCCACTGGGTCCATGTAAACAGCTCGTGA
- a CDS encoding site-2 protease family protein encodes MSGTSIVLGIFLMYWFLISVLDRKGILEKYDISTFGPLPILMIRTTKGLKLLDVLARPKRYWRVFANIGILMMFVGMIAMFLVIAISDLALYTSFLNDNVPEPGKYNSARNIFLIPGVNEFIPFTWGVIALIVTLVVHEFSHAILCRVENIRVKSMGILLALVPIGGFAEPDDEQLFGKKEEVKRELPLTATIEEIEAWEQQQKEEKQLKEIINESPDLSPKETKPEPVVTATRTQRARILAAGVMANFSVAFIAFLLFFGPVLGAIAPLSDAMIVSINESSPAQLAGLQEDMIITQVDDTPVSTGMDFLSYLETVEPGDTLQVHASKDRVVSVYDLKVPSSSEKCYSGVPIGGVVEGSPAEAAGIEPGMTMLRINNTRMRSIASFVDFMEGTEANQTIEVEMLPSANYTGELTENGTAVFEVRLISNPEESESGFLGVIYGSNGVLDCRMLGISIWMPQSGYYLEALKKIPSILNHAVGWIILFGLPIYGFAGEGFRGFSGTIAQFYQPVGWAEPLGVGIFWIANSLLWIGWLNFYVGLFNCLPAVPLDGGHVFRDYTYSLIYRFTRNEDVSERVSNSIAASFSMLILFSFLFMIFGPFIGQWM; translated from the coding sequence TTGAGTGGCACAAGCATTGTACTGGGTATTTTTTTAATGTACTGGTTCCTTATTTCTGTTCTTGACAGAAAAGGAATTCTGGAAAAGTATGACATAAGCACTTTCGGGCCTCTTCCTATCCTTATGATCAGGACAACAAAGGGGCTTAAGCTACTGGATGTACTTGCTCGCCCGAAACGTTACTGGAGGGTATTTGCAAACATCGGGATCCTGATGATGTTTGTCGGCATGATTGCCATGTTCCTGGTCATTGCTATTTCGGACCTTGCACTCTATACCTCATTTCTAAACGACAACGTGCCAGAGCCCGGAAAGTATAATTCAGCCAGAAATATCTTTTTGATCCCCGGAGTAAACGAGTTTATTCCATTTACCTGGGGTGTGATAGCTCTCATAGTTACGCTTGTAGTGCACGAGTTTTCCCATGCAATCCTCTGCCGGGTTGAAAACATCAGGGTCAAATCCATGGGTATCCTGCTTGCCCTTGTCCCAATAGGAGGTTTTGCGGAACCCGATGATGAGCAGCTCTTCGGCAAAAAAGAAGAAGTAAAAAGAGAGCTGCCTCTAACGGCAACAATTGAGGAAATAGAAGCCTGGGAACAGCAGCAAAAAGAAGAAAAACAGTTAAAAGAAATAATCAATGAATCCCCCGATCTTTCCCCCAAAGAAACAAAACCTGAGCCGGTAGTAACTGCCACAAGGACCCAGAGAGCCCGTATCCTTGCTGCCGGTGTTATGGCCAATTTCTCCGTTGCTTTCATAGCTTTCCTGCTCTTCTTCGGGCCCGTGCTTGGGGCGATTGCTCCGCTCAGTGATGCCATGATCGTAAGCATAAACGAAAGTTCTCCAGCTCAGCTTGCAGGGCTTCAGGAAGATATGATAATTACACAGGTCGATGACACGCCCGTCTCAACAGGCATGGACTTTCTCTCTTATCTCGAGACTGTCGAACCCGGAGACACCCTGCAAGTCCATGCCTCAAAAGACCGAGTCGTTTCAGTTTATGACCTGAAGGTGCCTTCATCATCGGAGAAATGTTACAGTGGAGTGCCTATAGGAGGGGTTGTGGAAGGAAGCCCTGCAGAAGCTGCAGGAATCGAGCCCGGAATGACAATGCTCCGGATTAACAATACAAGAATGCGAAGCATTGCGAGCTTCGTTGATTTTATGGAAGGAACAGAGGCAAACCAGACCATAGAAGTAGAGATGCTCCCCTCTGCAAATTATACGGGAGAACTTACTGAAAACGGCACTGCTGTCTTTGAGGTCAGGCTAATTTCCAATCCGGAGGAGAGTGAAAGCGGTTTTCTTGGAGTGATTTACGGAAGTAACGGAGTGCTTGATTGCCGGATGCTCGGGATTTCTATCTGGATGCCCCAGTCCGGATACTATCTTGAAGCACTGAAGAAGATCCCTTCCATCCTTAACCATGCCGTGGGCTGGATCATCCTGTTCGGGCTTCCTATCTACGGGTTTGCAGGGGAAGGCTTCCGCGGTTTTTCAGGCACAATCGCTCAGTTCTATCAGCCCGTTGGCTGGGCAGAGCCTCTGGGAGTCGGAATTTTCTGGATTGCAAACTCCCTGCTCTGGATTGGCTGGCTGAACTTTTACGTAGGCCTGTTCAACTGCCTGCCTGCCGTCCCTCTCGACGGTGGCCATGTGTTCAGGGACTATACTTACTCCCTTATCTACAGGTTTACCAGGAATGAAGATGTTTCGGAAAGGGTTTCAAACTCCATTGCAGCAAGCTTCTCCATGCTGATCCTGTTCTCGTTCCTCTTCATGATATTCGGGCCTTTCATCGGGCAGTGGATGTGA
- a CDS encoding potassium channel family protein, whose protein sequence is MRKRPNLAYKLAALLLLIIYILLFKYIMIFEHQPENANAVTAIYWATTTIATVGYGDVVFTSLPGRVFSIAVQVTGIILISGFLATYVITPWMDRIIKFRLPRKVPSSMKGHIIICGYNQLVETLIDELAEQEITFIIIEDEEDVIKELVYRDIPCIFGTPSDKQTLLNGSIEKARILIANKSDERNANIVLTAREFQHLNIVAIVEDRLNSKYLKYAGADMVVSPKSMFGQFIGRKAMDRLVSRVTGTTEIFKGVHVTEFPIYIKSPLIGKTLKEVSSQRLTGARIVGIWKSGALSFNPKEDDVIRGNSVLLAVGTPEELAKLKKLTH, encoded by the coding sequence ATGCGCAAAAGGCCCAATCTGGCATACAAGCTTGCAGCCTTGCTCCTGCTCATTATTTATATTCTACTTTTTAAATATATTATGATTTTTGAACACCAGCCGGAAAATGCAAACGCTGTCACAGCTATTTACTGGGCTACAACTACCATTGCAACGGTAGGGTACGGTGATGTGGTCTTTACATCGTTGCCGGGAAGAGTCTTTTCCATAGCCGTCCAGGTCACGGGAATTATTCTGATTTCAGGTTTTCTTGCAACTTATGTTATCACTCCCTGGATGGACAGAATTATCAAATTCAGGCTGCCCAGGAAAGTCCCTTCCAGTATGAAAGGGCATATCATCATCTGCGGGTACAACCAGCTGGTTGAGACTCTGATTGACGAACTGGCAGAGCAGGAGATAACTTTCATAATAATCGAGGACGAGGAAGACGTAATTAAAGAACTTGTTTACAGGGATATCCCCTGCATTTTCGGGACTCCGAGTGATAAGCAGACCCTGCTGAACGGGAGTATTGAAAAAGCCAGGATCCTTATTGCCAACAAGTCTGATGAGAGAAATGCAAATATCGTGCTGACTGCCCGGGAGTTCCAGCATCTTAATATTGTTGCCATCGTTGAGGATAGGTTAAACTCAAAATACCTGAAATACGCCGGTGCAGACATGGTTGTGTCTCCCAAATCAATGTTCGGGCAGTTTATAGGCAGAAAGGCTATGGATAGGCTTGTAAGCCGGGTGACAGGGACGACTGAGATTTTCAAAGGGGTACACGTCACGGAATTTCCGATTTACATCAAGAGCCCGCTGATAGGCAAAACCCTTAAGGAAGTATCCAGTCAGCGGCTGACTGGCGCAAGAATTGTTGGAATCTGGAAAAGTGGAGCTCTTTCTTTTAATCCTAAAGAAGACGACGTCATCCGGGGCAACTCCGTTCTGCTGGCTGTGGGAACGCCGGAAGAGCTTGCAAAACTGAAGAAACTTACACATTGA
- a CDS encoding potassium channel family protein has product MESKGHLVVLGYGDVGKSIVSELSGGPFRFVVVDSNEKVFENVEFEHLVGNGADEEVIVAAGVKTSSFVFVALNDDTNVIFATLICRGLNPEATIVARANSVKSIDKIYKAGADYVGSLSIVAGQMLAKMSANCIGKVCRIDEDIMLYEGIEIEKHHIEKGSYLDKKSIEELDLERRIGCTVIGIERGGLVSTAINKQTVLRAGDIVAVVGSSKQITEFKEKYLD; this is encoded by the coding sequence ATGGAGTCAAAAGGGCATCTTGTAGTACTCGGGTACGGAGACGTTGGAAAGAGCATTGTGAGCGAACTCTCCGGGGGACCGTTTCGCTTCGTAGTAGTGGACTCTAACGAGAAGGTTTTTGAGAATGTGGAATTCGAACATCTCGTGGGCAACGGGGCGGATGAGGAGGTCATAGTCGCAGCCGGAGTAAAGACCTCATCCTTTGTATTTGTGGCCCTGAATGATGATACCAATGTTATTTTCGCAACCCTTATTTGCAGGGGGCTTAACCCTGAAGCTACCATCGTGGCGAGGGCAAACTCTGTAAAATCCATCGATAAGATTTACAAGGCAGGGGCGGACTATGTCGGGTCTCTTTCCATAGTTGCAGGCCAGATGCTGGCAAAAATGAGTGCAAACTGTATCGGGAAGGTCTGCAGGATCGATGAGGATATAATGCTTTACGAGGGCATAGAAATCGAAAAGCACCACATTGAGAAAGGCTCTTACCTTGACAAAAAATCAATAGAAGAACTGGACCTCGAAAGAAGAATCGGGTGCACTGTAATAGGTATTGAGCGCGGAGGGCTTGTCAGCACGGCTATAAACAAACAGACCGTACTCAGGGCAGGAGACATAGTAGCGGTAGTAGGAAGCAGCAAGCAGATCACGGAGTTTAAGGAGAAATATCTTGATTAA
- a CDS encoding RAD55 family ATPase → MESLSTGVEGLDLLTEGGYPKGKCILVTGPPGSGKTILGLHFLHRSCQEGKKCILVLTRELTADILTQARSLKLNLEPFLENGQLHIRNIFEDKMNKIKSVSKFGKGLCAVDTDIIEYLSSMSSEVDVVVIDNIGVMAITHDIREFADEFSSISIILLKNGCTSLFVMDEDSYELTHRLTGYMVFGLIRLTTQENYSSGKTKQYLYIEKMRNTPVPVKYSLFDITPQGLRVISGMKPFLK, encoded by the coding sequence ATGGAGAGTTTGTCTACCGGAGTAGAAGGATTGGATTTACTGACAGAGGGAGGATATCCTAAAGGAAAGTGTATTCTGGTTACCGGACCTCCGGGTTCGGGAAAAACCATCCTTGGGCTTCATTTCCTCCACAGGAGCTGCCAGGAAGGCAAAAAATGCATACTTGTTCTTACCAGAGAACTTACCGCAGATATCCTCACTCAGGCCCGTAGCCTCAAGCTTAACCTGGAGCCTTTCCTTGAAAACGGTCAGCTCCACATAAGGAATATTTTCGAAGATAAAATGAACAAGATCAAAAGCGTCTCAAAATTCGGAAAAGGGCTCTGTGCCGTGGATACGGATATTATCGAATATCTGAGCTCAATGTCATCGGAAGTTGATGTAGTGGTCATTGACAACATCGGAGTAATGGCAATAACTCACGATATAAGGGAGTTTGCCGATGAGTTCAGCTCAATAAGCATTATCCTCCTGAAAAACGGGTGTACAAGCCTTTTCGTCATGGACGAGGACTCTTACGAACTGACTCACAGGCTTACAGGTTATATGGTTTTCGGACTGATTAGACTCACAACACAGGAAAATTACAGTTCAGGAAAGACAAAGCAATATCTTTACATTGAGAAGATGAGAAATACTCCAGTCCCGGTCAAGTATTCCCTCTTTGACATTACCCCCCAGGGGCTCAGAGTCATTTCAGGCATGAAACCCTTCCTCAAATGA
- a CDS encoding response regulator — translation MDEKKKPKVLIVDDKKENVELMEAYLAVEPYDVITAYGGKEALQKVRYENPDIVLLDVMMPEVNGYEVCKILKENPETQFIPVLMLTALSELEDRIKGIEVGADDFLTKPINRIELKTRVKSLLRVKCLHDRLVAERDSLEVKNRVQSILTAVIPILLQFVSNEEKKVIINQMTGMVEKTLFEMYDFNDQEMDLAYAGNVCAEIMNQLGGNFSATMGENEKYWIVKGTKCPWKGEVARKNPILCTLTRKIFSNITMKVDSSYSLEALKTIGNRNDCCEFIIKAA, via the coding sequence TTGGATGAGAAAAAAAAACCCAAAGTCCTGATCGTAGACGACAAGAAGGAAAATGTAGAACTCATGGAAGCCTACCTTGCCGTGGAACCTTATGATGTAATCACTGCCTACGGTGGAAAAGAGGCACTACAGAAAGTCAGGTATGAAAATCCGGATATTGTCCTTCTGGATGTTATGATGCCTGAAGTCAACGGTTATGAGGTCTGTAAAATTCTCAAAGAAAATCCCGAAACCCAATTCATTCCGGTCCTGATGCTTACTGCCCTTTCGGAACTTGAAGACAGGATAAAGGGGATTGAGGTAGGAGCCGATGATTTCCTTACAAAACCCATTAACAGAATCGAACTCAAGACCAGAGTAAAATCCCTCTTAAGAGTCAAGTGCCTTCACGACAGACTGGTTGCCGAGCGCGACAGCCTCGAAGTAAAGAACCGGGTACAGAGCATCCTTACAGCTGTAATTCCGATCCTGCTCCAGTTTGTCTCAAACGAAGAAAAAAAGGTCATAATAAATCAGATGACAGGCATGGTCGAAAAAACACTTTTTGAAATGTACGATTTTAATGATCAGGAAATGGACCTGGCTTATGCAGGAAACGTCTGCGCCGAGATAATGAACCAGCTGGGAGGAAACTTTTCCGCGACTATGGGCGAAAATGAAAAATACTGGATAGTCAAAGGAACAAAATGTCCCTGGAAAGGAGAAGTAGCCCGCAAAAACCCCATTCTCTGCACGCTTACCAGAAAGATCTTTTCAAACATAACTATGAAAGTAGATTCAAGCTACAGTCTCGAAGCTCTGAAAACCATAGGAAACAGGAATGACTGCTGTGAATTTATCATAAAAGCAGCATAG
- a CDS encoding ATPase domain-containing protein, whose amino-acid sequence MERISTGIEELDRKLIGGYPVNKATLITGVAGSGKTIFGIHFIYRSCVEGRKCLMIATEETPEDILYQAQMLGHDLKPYYESGQLTIENIFESRSESIGQTRYGFKPESLDIELPNLMEFIREGTECLVIDNLGTFALRVSKKKLRDQFDGLAYLVRKKGCTTLLIMDESAYNLTHQLAEYSVYGSIRLLVKENAYLGKMERYLCIPKMRSTPISPDMSIFEIASEGIKIHEPEGGSFVG is encoded by the coding sequence ATGGAGAGGATTTCAACAGGCATAGAAGAGCTTGACAGAAAATTGATAGGGGGTTATCCTGTGAACAAAGCAACCCTGATAACAGGGGTAGCCGGGAGTGGAAAAACTATCTTTGGAATCCATTTCATTTACAGGAGCTGTGTTGAGGGAAGAAAATGCCTGATGATCGCAACCGAAGAAACTCCTGAAGATATACTCTACCAAGCTCAAATGCTGGGGCATGACCTTAAACCGTATTATGAAAGCGGACAGCTCACCATAGAAAACATATTTGAGAGCCGTTCGGAAAGTATAGGGCAGACAAGGTACGGGTTTAAGCCCGAAAGCCTGGACATTGAACTTCCTAACCTTATGGAATTCATACGTGAAGGAACAGAATGCCTTGTAATAGATAACCTGGGCACTTTTGCTCTGAGAGTTTCTAAAAAAAAGCTAAGAGACCAGTTTGACGGACTGGCCTATCTCGTGAGAAAGAAAGGATGTACTACCCTCTTAATTATGGATGAATCAGCATACAACCTGACTCACCAGCTTGCCGAATACTCGGTCTACGGCTCTATTCGTCTCCTGGTAAAAGAGAACGCATATCTTGGAAAAATGGAGCGGTATCTGTGCATACCCAAGATGCGCAGCACTCCTATTTCTCCGGATATGTCTATTTTTGAGATAGCATCCGAAGGAATCAAGATTCATGAACCAGAGGGAGGAAGCTTTGTTGGATGA
- a CDS encoding GNAT family N-acetyltransferase produces MEKKPDLSLKTKWIDGKNSDELEDAFYVRREVFIKEQNVPEPEELDEADLSSWHVVVYASDRPVATGRLCNNERTWLIGRISVLKEFRGKQIGKLVVEKLLEKAVGLGTGAVHINAQTHAVSFYEKFGFIAYGEIFLEANIEHISMIKIFDAEAARSLLSKKFVEQENY; encoded by the coding sequence ATGGAAAAGAAACCCGACCTTTCATTGAAAACAAAATGGATTGATGGAAAAAACTCTGATGAGCTGGAAGATGCCTTTTATGTCCGCAGGGAGGTTTTCATAAAAGAACAAAACGTTCCCGAACCAGAGGAACTTGACGAAGCTGATCTTAGCTCCTGGCATGTAGTTGTGTATGCATCTGACAGGCCGGTTGCTACAGGCAGGCTTTGTAATAATGAAAGAACCTGGCTTATCGGAAGGATTTCCGTCCTGAAGGAATTCCGGGGAAAGCAGATTGGCAAACTCGTTGTGGAAAAGCTTCTGGAAAAAGCTGTTGGACTTGGGACAGGGGCCGTCCACATTAACGCACAGACCCATGCTGTAAGCTTTTATGAGAAGTTTGGGTTTATCGCCTATGGGGAAATTTTTCTTGAAGCTAACATAGAACATATATCAATGATAAAAATTTTTGATGCTGAGGCTGCAAGAAGTTTGTTGAGCAAGAAGTTTGTTGAGCAAGAGAATTATTGA
- a CDS encoding DUF1269 domain-containing protein, translating into MSELIVFAFPNETGASEMDETINQLKKEELIVLDDAATVVRKPDGKVKVKQATHLVGAGALGGAFWGMLIGLFFWMPWLGLAIGAVAGAISSKLYDYGINDDFIKEVGETIKPGGSALFLLISKWTEDKALEKLNKFNATIVRTSLSKEDELKLKAAFGAGE; encoded by the coding sequence ATGAGTGAGTTAATTGTTTTTGCATTTCCGAATGAGACCGGCGCGTCTGAAATGGATGAAACTATAAACCAGCTCAAAAAGGAAGAGTTGATAGTTCTTGATGATGCTGCCACTGTTGTTCGCAAACCTGACGGGAAAGTAAAGGTTAAACAAGCAACACACCTCGTTGGTGCGGGTGCATTAGGGGGAGCATTCTGGGGTATGCTGATAGGACTTTTTTTCTGGATGCCCTGGCTCGGGCTGGCAATTGGCGCCGTTGCCGGTGCAATCTCCAGTAAACTTTACGATTATGGAATAAACGATGACTTCATCAAAGAAGTGGGTGAAACCATTAAACCGGGTGGATCTGCCCTTTTTCTTTTGATCTCAAAATGGACGGAAGACAAAGCTCTTGAAAAACTGAACAAATTCAACGCAACAATAGTGAGGACATCCCTCTCAAAAGAAGATGAACTCAAGCTTAAAGCAGCTTTTGGTGCAGGCGAATGA
- the atpD gene encoding F0F1 ATP synthase subunit beta — MKRCDAIMRGAFKEHMENKNNSSNLGSVVSVRGSIVDIRFEKYLPPIYSLLRAGKDGRIAIEVLTQLDSHHVRGIALTPTEGLSRGTLVEDTGGPLKAPVGSGILSRMFDVFGNPIDHRDPPSNVRWRTIHQAPPPLIRRSTRSEIFETGIKAIDVLVPLERGGKAGLFGGAGVGKTVLLTEMIHNVVRQQRGASIFCGIGERCREGEELYRDMKEAGVLPNTVMVFGQMNEPPGARFRVGHVALTMAEYFRDDEHRDVLLLIDNIFRFIQAGSEVSGLMGQMPSRLGYQPTMGTELSELEERISNTDAGAIMSIQAVYVPADDFTDPAAVHTFSHLSASIVLSRKRASEGLYPAIDPLQSNSKMSTPGIIGERHYRLAQEIRQTLAQYAELKDIISMLGLEQLSPEDRNVVDRARRLERFLTQPFFTTEQFTGFKGKFVTLSDALDGCERILRDESEDYPESDLYMIGTIDEAIAKKSSRDQT, encoded by the coding sequence GTGAAAAGGTGCGATGCAATCATGAGGGGAGCTTTCAAGGAGCATATGGAAAATAAAAATAACTCTTCTAACCTCGGCTCGGTCGTCTCGGTGCGTGGCAGTATCGTTGATATAAGGTTTGAGAAGTATTTGCCTCCCATATATTCATTGCTACGCGCAGGAAAAGATGGAAGAATTGCCATTGAAGTCCTGACCCAGCTTGATTCGCATCACGTTAGGGGGATTGCACTGACTCCTACGGAGGGGCTTTCCAGGGGCACGCTGGTAGAAGATACGGGCGGCCCATTGAAGGCACCTGTAGGCAGCGGAATTCTTTCTCGCATGTTCGATGTGTTTGGAAATCCCATAGACCACAGGGATCCTCCATCAAACGTCCGGTGGCGCACAATCCATCAAGCTCCGCCTCCTCTTATACGTCGGTCAACGCGATCTGAAATCTTCGAGACCGGAATAAAAGCCATAGATGTGCTGGTGCCCCTTGAACGCGGAGGCAAAGCAGGCCTGTTCGGAGGGGCGGGGGTTGGTAAAACGGTGCTCTTAACCGAAATGATTCACAATGTAGTCAGGCAGCAACGGGGAGCGAGTATTTTTTGCGGAATAGGGGAGCGTTGTCGTGAAGGGGAAGAACTTTACCGTGATATGAAAGAAGCAGGTGTGCTTCCGAATACTGTTATGGTGTTCGGTCAGATGAACGAGCCACCTGGTGCTCGTTTTCGGGTGGGACATGTGGCACTTACAATGGCAGAGTATTTCCGGGATGATGAACACCGGGATGTGCTGCTGCTTATCGACAACATTTTTCGGTTCATCCAGGCTGGCTCGGAAGTATCCGGCCTGATGGGGCAGATGCCCTCGCGGCTTGGCTACCAGCCGACAATGGGCACCGAGTTATCGGAGCTCGAAGAGCGCATATCCAACACCGATGCCGGAGCCATCATGTCAATTCAGGCAGTATATGTGCCGGCTGATGATTTCACAGATCCTGCAGCTGTGCATACGTTTTCGCATCTTTCGGCATCAATTGTCCTCTCGCGCAAAAGGGCAAGTGAGGGGCTTTATCCGGCTATTGACCCCCTGCAGTCAAATTCAAAAATGTCCACGCCCGGGATCATTGGCGAAAGGCATTATCGCCTGGCCCAGGAAATCCGGCAGACGCTCGCGCAATATGCGGAACTCAAAGACATCATCTCCATGCTCGGCCTGGAACAGCTCTCGCCGGAGGACAGGAACGTTGTCGATCGCGCTCGCCGCCTGGAGCGTTTCCTCACCCAGCCGTTTTTCACCACTGAGCAGTTCACCGGTTTCAAAGGCAAATTCGTTACTCTCTCAGATGCGCTTGACGGCTGCGAACGTATCCTGCGCGACGAATCCGAAGACTACCCGGAAAGCGATCTCTACATGATCGGGACAATTGACGAAGCAATAGCCAAAAAATCAAGCAGGGACCAGACATGA
- a CDS encoding F0F1 ATP synthase subunit epsilon gives MNSPLMNLKILLPFQVFAEKKGVSRIVAETREGSFGLLPHRLDCVAALEPGILIYETEAEGEVYVAVDEGILVKAGKEVLVSVRSAIVGTDLSQLREAVEREFLTLDESEKKMRSVMTKLEIGLMRRLAEFRND, from the coding sequence ATGAATTCTCCACTCATGAATCTCAAGATTCTTCTGCCGTTCCAGGTCTTTGCCGAAAAGAAAGGGGTATCCCGTATAGTTGCAGAGACTCGTGAAGGTTCTTTCGGACTCCTGCCACACCGGCTTGATTGTGTTGCGGCTCTGGAACCCGGGATTTTAATCTACGAAACCGAGGCAGAAGGAGAAGTTTATGTGGCTGTTGATGAAGGCATACTGGTCAAGGCAGGTAAGGAAGTACTGGTCTCGGTGCGCAGCGCCATTGTCGGGACTGACCTCAGCCAGTTAAGGGAGGCAGTGGAAAGAGAGTTTTTGACCCTGGACGAAAGCGAGAAAAAAATGCGTTCAGTGATGACAAAATTAGAAATCGGGCTTATGCGCCGCTTAGCGGAGTTTCGGAATGACTGA
- a CDS encoding AtpZ/AtpI family protein: MTDRSKEKPSKAEPPLARHVGTKAKRKLKAQREVNRTVWLGLGMMGLIGWSVAIPTLLGAVLGLWLDKNYPESFSWTLTLLIIGLLAGCLNAWHWIAREHKEIREEEEDNNE, translated from the coding sequence ATGACTGACAGATCGAAAGAGAAACCCTCAAAGGCTGAGCCCCCCCTGGCCCGCCATGTCGGGACAAAAGCTAAACGCAAACTCAAAGCGCAGCGTGAAGTGAATCGGACTGTCTGGCTCGGTCTGGGTATGATGGGGCTTATCGGCTGGTCCGTGGCAATTCCCACACTGCTTGGGGCGGTCCTTGGGCTCTGGCTGGACAAAAACTATCCAGAGAGCTTTTCCTGGACGCTTACACTGCTTATTATAGGCCTGCTTGCAGGCTGCTTGAATGCATGGCATTGGATAGCCAGGGAGCATAAGGAAATCCGGGAAGAAGAGGAGGATAACAATGAGTGA
- a CDS encoding N-ATPase subunit AtpR: MSEVFNLILALGAGFLLGAFFFGGLWWTVRRGLSSGQPVLWFFGSLLLRTGITVAGFYFASGGHWDRLLMCLLGFFIMRHIVTRLTRIPEEESNQLTKEAGNAT, from the coding sequence ATGAGTGAAGTTTTCAATCTGATTCTCGCACTGGGAGCTGGCTTTTTGCTCGGGGCTTTTTTCTTCGGCGGTCTCTGGTGGACTGTTCGGAGGGGCCTTTCATCCGGACAACCTGTACTCTGGTTCTTCGGTAGTCTACTGCTGCGGACGGGCATTACTGTTGCTGGGTTTTACTTTGCTTCGGGCGGACATTGGGATAGACTGCTCATGTGCTTACTCGGATTTTTCATTATGCGCCATATAGTGACCAGGCTCACCAGAATTCCGGAGGAAGAGTCGAACCAATTGACAAAGGAGGCCGGGAATGCGACTTAG